The Vicinamibacterales bacterium DNA segment GGATGGCGTTCGCCGAATCGAGCCGTGCCGACGACCAGATGTTCACCATCTGCTTCAACGAAAAGGTCTGGCGCGGCCTGCCGGATGGTCAGCTGTTCACCAGTGATCATGCCGAGCTGCACGCCGCGCTCGATCGTTCCGGTGCGCGCGGCCAGACGGCGCTCTTCGACGCGATCCACGCCGGCTTGAGCCAACTCGATGCGGGAACCATGACCCGCAAGATCCTGATTGTCGTCAGCGACGGCGGCGACAACGCCAGCCGCGCGCACTTTCAGGAGGTGCTCGAGGCTGCGCTCCGCCGCGACGTGGTCATCTACACCATCGGCATCTACGATAGCCGGGACGAGGACGCCCGGCCGGGCCTGCTGCGCGAACTGGCGTCGGCGACCGGCGGGGAGGCCTTCTTCCCCACTCGCCTCGACGAGGTTCGTCCGGCGCTCGAGCGAATCGCGCGCGACATCCGCAGCAGCTACACCATCGGGTTCGTACCGCCGCCCGCCTCGGCGAGCGGAGTCAGGCACACGCTTCGCGTCGAACTGCGCCCACCCGACGGCCGCAAGCTCGCCGTCCGCGCGCGTTCGGCCTATGTGAGAGAGGGACATGACGCCGGCGGCCCACAGCACTGAGATGGATCGCCGCGGCTTGCGCACGATGGAGCGGCTGCTGTTCGTCGTCGCGGCACTCGCGCTGGCCTGGTATGCCGGCGTGACGATCGCCGCCGCCCGCGAACAGGCCGCGCTCTCGAGCGAGTTGGACCGCGATCGTGCCGCGCTCGTCACCGGGACAGGCGCGCCCACGGGGCCGGCCGCGCGGGCGCCGGCCCCGCCGGCGGCCCGCTCGCTGGTCGCCCGGATCGAGATCCCGCGTCTGCGCGTCGCCACCATCGCCCGCGAGGGCGTCGACAGCGGTACGCTGCGCGCGAGCGCCGGGCACGTCCCAGGAACCGCGCTGCCTGGCGAGATCGGCAACGCGGCGTTCGCCGCCCACCGGGACACCTTCTTCCGGCCGCTCCAGGGCATCCGCCGGGGAGACGAAATCGCGGTCACGACTCCGCTCGGGGTCTTCCGATATCAGGTCACCGGCACCCGCATCGTCGATCCCGACGAGACGTCGGTGCTCGATCGCACTCCGGACGCGACGCTCACCCTGGTCACCTGCTATCCGTTCGACTACGTCGGCAGCGCGCCGCAGCGTTTCATCGTCCATGCACGGATGACGAGCGCCAGCGACTGACGCCCCCCGTCTGAGGCCCGCCGCCGTCGGATACTATGGGGTTCATTGGCCCCACGGAGGTTCACGATTCTCGGCGCCGTGGCCGCTGCGGCGCTCGTGCTCGGCAGCGCCGCCCTGTATCTGTGGCCCCGGGGGCAGATGTTCGCGCTGGCGCCCGACCCTGAGCAGAACGTCCTCCTGGTCACGATTGACACGCTGCGCGCCGATGCCCTGTCGGTGTACGGCGGCCCCGCGCAAACGCCCAACCTGGACCAACTCGCGGTGCACGGCGCCCGGTTCACGTTCGCGCACGCCCACACGGTCGTGACGCTTCCCTCCCACACCTCGATTCTGTCGGGGCTGCTGCCGTACGAACACGGCGTCCGCGACAACAGCGGCTTCCGGGTCAAGCCGGGCACGCCGACGCTGGCGACGCGCCTCAAGCCCCGCGGATTCGCGACCGGCGCATTCGTCGGCGGCTTTCCTCTGACCAAGCGATTCGGGTTGACGCTCGGGTTCGACGATTACGACGATCAGATGCCCGAGATGCGCGGCGCGATCGAGATCTCGATGCCGGAGCGGCCGGCCGACGTCGTGGTGACCCGCGCACTCGACTGGATCAACCAGCAGAAGGGAAAGTTCTTCGCCTGGGTGCACGTCTACGATCCGCACTCGCCGTATCGGCCGCCGGCGGAATTCCTCACCCGTTACGCGCAGCAGCCGTACTACGGCGAGGTGGCGTTCGTGGACCACGCGCTCGGGCCGCTGTTCGAGCGCGTCGCCGCCCTGGAGCGGCCAACGCTGGTGATCGTGACGGCCGATCACGGCGAGAGCCTCGGGGCGCACGGCGAGCTGACGCACGGCATGTTCGCCTACGAGCCGACGCTTCACGTCCCGCTCATCGTCGCGCGGATCGGTGGCCACGTGCCGTCGGCGGCCGGGTTGGTGATCGACGCGGCAGTCCGCCACGTCGACATCGTCCCGACGGTGCTCGATGCTCTCGGCGCCGACAGGGACGCGCGCCTGCAGGGCGCTTCACTGCTACCCATGATCGACCAGGGGGAGCGGTCGGATCGGCCGTCGTACTTCGAGGCGATGACCTACAACCTCGTTCGCGGCTGGGCGCCGCTCCGGGGCGTCCTGCTGGAGCGGAACAAGTACATCGACCTGCCGCTGGCCGAGCTCTACGATCTCGCTGCCGACCCGGGGGAGGAGACCAACCTGGCCTCGTCGCAGCACGACCGGACCGCGGTCCTCTTCAATCTGCTGCGCGGCTATGATCTCGCGCCGCCCAACCGACCAGGACAGGAGTCGGCGGAGAACGTGGCCGCGCTTCGCTCGCTCGGGTACGTAGGTGGCAGCGCGCCGGCCAGGACGGTCTACACCGAGGCTGACGATCCGAAGCGGCTCGTCCAGATCGACAACGACCTGCACCAGGCGACGGACTTCACGCAGCAGGGCCGGCGCGACGAGGCGATCGCGATGCTGAAGAGCGTGATCGCGCGCCGTCACGACACGGCAGACGCGTACCTTTCGCTGGCGTATGCCTACTGGGACAACGGCCAGCCGCAGCCGGCCATCGCCACGCTGGAGCAGGCGCTGAAGGCAGGCGCGCCGGATCGGGACATCCGCATCCGGCTGGGGCTCTACCTGGCCGAGAGCCATGCCGACTCGCGCCGCGCCATCGCGCTGCTCGAAGGGATGTCATCGGAGGACGTCGAGGCGCTGAACGGCCTCGGTGTCGCGTACGGCGACGCGGGC contains these protein-coding regions:
- a CDS encoding sulfatase-like hydrolase/transferase; translation: MAPRRFTILGAVAAAALVLGSAALYLWPRGQMFALAPDPEQNVLLVTIDTLRADALSVYGGPAQTPNLDQLAVHGARFTFAHAHTVVTLPSHTSILSGLLPYEHGVRDNSGFRVKPGTPTLATRLKPRGFATGAFVGGFPLTKRFGLTLGFDDYDDQMPEMRGAIEISMPERPADVVVTRALDWINQQKGKFFAWVHVYDPHSPYRPPAEFLTRYAQQPYYGEVAFVDHALGPLFERVAALERPTLVIVTADHGESLGAHGELTHGMFAYEPTLHVPLIVARIGGHVPSAAGLVIDAAVRHVDIVPTVLDALGADRDARLQGASLLPMIDQGERSDRPSYFEAMTYNLVRGWAPLRGVLLERNKYIDLPLAELYDLAADPGEETNLASSQHDRTAVLFNLLRGYDLAPPNRPGQESAENVAALRSLGYVGGSAPARTVYTEADDPKRLVQIDNDLHQATDFTQQGRRDEAIAMLKSVIARRHDTADAYLSLAYAYWDNGQPQPAIATLEQALKAGAPDRDIRIRLGLYLAESHADSRRAIALLEGMSSEDVEALNGLGVAYGDAGRAADAVRTFQRVLALDPTNGLAYQNLSAIALQQALSSNADAERRTKLEEAEAAARKAIDADPALPDAYTTLGVVLASTGRKTEAIDAWKKAVDLDRGQFNALYNLWSELAAAGRREEAILYGRRFVDTAPPAFFAPDIARVRATLPPR
- a CDS encoding VWA domain-containing protein, with amino-acid sequence MLTLLLTLLAQSGARAPAFKTSSDLVVLHVAVVDHRAGFVAGLPATAFQVFDDGRSQPIAFFEADDTPVTVGLLIDSSGSMVSRRPAVIAAGMAFAESSRADDQMFTICFNEKVWRGLPDGQLFTSDHAELHAALDRSGARGQTALFDAIHAGLSQLDAGTMTRKILIVVSDGGDNASRAHFQEVLEAALRRDVVIYTIGIYDSRDEDARPGLLRELASATGGEAFFPTRLDEVRPALERIARDIRSSYTIGFVPPPASASGVRHTLRVELRPPDGRKLAVRARSAYVREGHDAGGPQH
- a CDS encoding class D sortase codes for the protein MDRRGLRTMERLLFVVAALALAWYAGVTIAAAREQAALSSELDRDRAALVTGTGAPTGPAARAPAPPAARSLVARIEIPRLRVATIAREGVDSGTLRASAGHVPGTALPGEIGNAAFAAHRDTFFRPLQGIRRGDEIAVTTPLGVFRYQVTGTRIVDPDETSVLDRTPDATLTLVTCYPFDYVGSAPQRFIVHARMTSASD